One segment of uncultured Fibrobacter sp. DNA contains the following:
- the hisF gene encoding imidazole glycerol phosphate synthase subunit HisF, with translation MLTKRLIVCLDVRNRKVTKGVKFKGNIDIGDPVEMGAQYSADGVDELVFYDITASAENRPCDMEMIRQIAKRVFIPFAVGGGIRNLDDMHEALLAGAEKVSVNSLAVLHPEIIADGAKAFGRQCVVLGMDAKFVGVSEKIPSGYEVFIRGGRQAMGIDAVEWAKKAEDLGVGEICLNSIDTDGVKNGYELTITDRIAKAVQVPVIASGGAGTPAHIVDLFRKTSADAALVASMVHFGDYTVPGIKGEMLAAGIPVRKKMNGEV, from the coding sequence ATGCTAACCAAACGTCTCATAGTCTGTCTCGATGTCCGGAACCGCAAGGTCACGAAGGGCGTAAAGTTCAAAGGAAATATTGATATCGGTGACCCGGTGGAAATGGGCGCTCAGTACAGTGCCGACGGCGTTGACGAATTGGTCTTTTACGACATTACCGCAAGTGCGGAAAATCGTCCGTGCGACATGGAGATGATTCGCCAGATAGCGAAGCGCGTCTTTATCCCGTTTGCTGTGGGTGGCGGAATCCGCAACCTTGACGACATGCACGAGGCCTTGTTGGCCGGTGCCGAGAAGGTGAGCGTGAACAGCCTTGCCGTGCTCCATCCCGAAATTATTGCCGATGGCGCGAAAGCCTTTGGGCGGCAGTGCGTGGTGCTGGGCATGGACGCGAAGTTTGTCGGAGTTTCCGAGAAGATTCCCAGTGGCTACGAAGTCTTTATCCGTGGTGGCCGCCAGGCGATGGGTATTGATGCCGTGGAGTGGGCCAAGAAGGCCGAAGACTTGGGAGTAGGCGAGATTTGCCTGAATTCCATCGACACGGATGGCGTGAAGAACGGTTACGAACTCACCATTACCGACAGGATTGCGAAGGCGGTGCAGGTGCCCGTGATTGCAAGCGGTGGTGCAGGAACGCCTGCCCACATTGTCGACTTGTTCCGCAAGACCTCTGCCGATGCGGCACTGGTCGCCTCGATGGTGCATTTCGGAGACTATACGGTGCCCGGTATCAAGGGAGAAATGCTTGCGGCAGGAATCCCTGTGCGCAAGAAGATGAACGGCGAGGTCTAG
- the trxA gene encoding thioredoxin, whose protein sequence is MAAIALTAENFDQVIGSGQLVFVDFWATWCRPCMMMGPVVEELAQEYDGRVIIAKMNVDDPGVGDICGRFGITNIPNMKLFKNGVEVDNVVGAVPKATVKGVIDRNL, encoded by the coding sequence ATGGCAGCAATCGCTTTGACTGCAGAGAATTTTGACCAGGTTATTGGCTCCGGCCAGCTCGTTTTTGTGGATTTCTGGGCCACTTGGTGTCGCCCGTGCATGATGATGGGTCCGGTTGTCGAAGAACTGGCCCAGGAATACGACGGTCGCGTCATTATTGCCAAGATGAATGTGGACGATCCGGGCGTGGGCGATATTTGCGGACGTTTCGGCATCACCAACATCCCGAACATGAAGCTCTTCAAGAACGGGGTCGAAGTCGACAACGTTGTGGGTGCTGTGCCTAAGGCGACCGTGAAGGGCGTCATTGACAGGAACTTGTAG
- a CDS encoding RsmB/NOP family class I SAM-dependent RNA methyltransferase encodes MEFFDYFSQLYGDRWPALLEALKGEGNAVRLQFGESLEPYFLDEASVFAAKSLAVEPGMDVLDMCAAPGGKSLVIASMLQGEGSLQSNDRSPDRRLRLTHVLENSLPASWLGIVKVTGYDGVKFGLHKKESYDRILLDAPCSSDRHVLNSPAHLEVWSAKRVKRLSVEQGALLASAVDALRPGGVLVYGTCALSPLENDKVVEKILKKRPAMRVEPIEEIPPGADRTEFGVHVLPDTSEGRGPIYCAKLTKF; translated from the coding sequence ATGGAATTTTTCGACTACTTCTCGCAGTTATACGGCGATCGCTGGCCTGCTTTGCTTGAGGCTTTGAAGGGCGAAGGCAATGCTGTCCGCTTGCAGTTCGGGGAGTCTCTGGAGCCTTATTTTTTGGACGAGGCTTCGGTCTTTGCAGCGAAATCTCTTGCTGTGGAACCCGGTATGGATGTGCTCGACATGTGTGCCGCTCCGGGTGGCAAGTCGCTTGTGATTGCCTCAATGTTGCAGGGGGAAGGTTCTTTACAAAGTAACGACAGGTCTCCGGACCGTCGGTTGCGTTTGACGCATGTTCTGGAGAATTCTTTGCCGGCTTCTTGGCTAGGGATTGTCAAAGTGACCGGCTATGACGGCGTAAAGTTTGGGCTTCACAAAAAAGAATCGTACGACAGGATTCTCCTGGATGCGCCGTGTTCTTCGGACCGGCATGTCCTGAATTCGCCGGCTCACCTAGAAGTGTGGTCGGCAAAGCGCGTGAAGCGCCTTTCTGTGGAGCAGGGCGCTCTGCTGGCCTCCGCAGTCGATGCTTTGCGGCCGGGCGGTGTCCTTGTTTACGGCACGTGTGCGCTTTCTCCGCTCGAAAACGACAAGGTCGTAGAGAAAATTCTGAAAAAGAGACCTGCTATGCGAGTTGAGCCCATCGAGGAGATTCCACCGGGAGCGGATAGAACGGAATTTGGAGTCCATGTGCTCCCGGACACATCTGAAGGCCGTGGGCCTATATATTGCGCGAAATTGACGAAATTTTAG
- a CDS encoding TIGR02147 family protein, translating into MMNVYAYYNYRKYLQDYYEYQKSVQRYFSYRSFAKKVGYSSSGFYLDLIKGRKSLTPTMVTKFIAALGLNEREGRYFQLMVDFTHAETPASKQQIFDQMSALLPRATKTLTRNQQEYYSKWYYVAVRESLAVLDINEKNIPELALFLNPRISVPQAKQAIRLLLDLGLIELVDGFYRSVNKTISSGREIAPLFVHQFQKQMIDLGKEAIDHYSVERRNVSCTTMSVSAKGLERIINKIDLFRKEILDIVRSDEGESMICELNVQFFPLSKEKEAK; encoded by the coding sequence ATGATGAACGTCTACGCCTACTATAATTATAGGAAGTACCTTCAGGACTACTACGAATACCAGAAGTCTGTCCAGCGTTACTTCTCTTATCGGTCCTTCGCCAAGAAGGTCGGTTATAGTTCGTCCGGTTTTTATCTGGATTTGATTAAGGGGCGTAAGTCGCTTACTCCGACCATGGTTACCAAGTTCATTGCCGCATTGGGCTTGAACGAACGCGAAGGCCGTTACTTCCAGCTGATGGTGGATTTCACTCACGCCGAAACTCCAGCATCCAAGCAACAGATCTTTGATCAGATGTCGGCGCTTCTTCCGCGAGCCACGAAGACGTTGACTCGCAACCAGCAGGAGTATTATAGCAAGTGGTACTATGTCGCCGTGCGCGAGTCGCTTGCTGTTTTGGATATTAACGAGAAGAATATTCCTGAACTGGCTTTGTTCCTCAATCCCCGCATTTCGGTGCCGCAGGCAAAACAGGCTATCCGGTTGCTTCTGGACTTGGGACTGATTGAACTTGTGGACGGTTTTTACCGCTCTGTGAACAAAACTATATCCAGCGGAAGGGAAATTGCTCCGCTCTTTGTCCACCAGTTCCAAAAACAAATGATAGATTTGGGCAAGGAAGCCATCGACCACTACAGTGTGGAAAGGCGTAACGTGTCCTGCACGACGATGAGCGTGTCGGCCAAGGGGCTGGAGCGCATCATCAACAAGATTGACTTGTTCCGCAAGGAAATCCTGGACATCGTCCGCTCTGACGAAGGCGAATCCATGATTTGCGAACTGAACGTCCAATTTTTCCCGTTGAGCAAAGAAAAGGAGGCAAAATGA
- a CDS encoding alpha/beta hydrolase — protein sequence MNFKQALSGTVSRILRFIGIIAVLYVSMVFYLALTERRNAYPRAISHNEARAAIQETAKAAECSLEDGTTLNGWIVGNNEAPALLYYPGADEDAAQFLAEMGTTDELRLIAFNYRGSADNKGTPSQETFEPDAKAIAECASQLAGGHVQFLAGRGTGAILAAEQLGNNQSLILIDPVESIADALARKYRFLYPKFLVRSTLRMPEKELSKRQNQVSILFDRKSERDAAHIVFGKIPNSKATERLGETFKDIILKNIQKN from the coding sequence ATGAATTTCAAGCAGGCTCTTTCCGGCACCGTTTCTCGCATTCTCCGATTCATAGGAATAATCGCAGTCCTATACGTAAGCATGGTATTCTACCTCGCCCTCACCGAACGCAGGAACGCCTACCCGCGCGCCATAAGCCACAACGAGGCTAGAGCCGCCATACAAGAAACAGCGAAAGCCGCCGAATGCTCGCTAGAAGACGGCACAACGCTCAATGGCTGGATTGTCGGGAACAACGAAGCACCGGCCCTTCTTTACTACCCTGGTGCCGACGAAGATGCGGCACAGTTCCTCGCCGAAATGGGAACGACAGACGAACTCAGACTTATAGCTTTCAACTATCGCGGAAGCGCCGACAACAAGGGAACACCCTCCCAAGAAACATTCGAACCCGACGCAAAAGCCATCGCTGAATGCGCCTCACAACTGGCGGGTGGTCACGTGCAATTCCTTGCAGGGCGCGGAACAGGCGCGATTCTTGCCGCAGAGCAACTTGGCAACAATCAATCACTTATTCTTATCGACCCCGTAGAAAGCATCGCCGACGCTCTTGCCAGAAAATATCGTTTTCTCTATCCAAAATTTCTCGTACGTTCAACGCTTCGCATGCCTGAAAAAGAGCTGTCCAAAAGGCAAAATCAAGTATCCATTCTCTTTGACCGCAAAAGCGAGCGTGATGCCGCTCACATCGTTTTCGGAAAGATTCCAAATTCCAAAGCCACAGAAAGGCTCGGAGAAACCTTCAAAGACATCATTTTAAAAAACATACAAAAGAACTAA
- a CDS encoding TldD/PmbA family protein, with product MNQDVAVKIFEAGRSAGADFVEIFEEETRSSCLGLKDRHIETATAGTEYGIGVRLLYGTEVLYGFTSDDSEEALVKLVRTLAFGRISGAAPKSFEFAPEKRVCDFNDAAYKDPRLLGQSIKQDFLFRADNAARALSPKIVQVGASVVDSCTAITLMNSEGLHLEMTRGRLRVNVNVTATDGTERLTSHEAPGALGGYELLGNYSPEELASITGERVLRMLDAGYIAGGQMPVVMGNGFGGVIFHEACGHPLETESVRRNASPFCGKLGEAIGQPCLTAIDDGTMDGVWGSLKYDDEGTPTQRTVLIENGILKNYMSDRVGAAEVGVPLTGSARRESYKYAPVSRMRNTFIAPGKDTLDSMIASVDNGLYAARMAGGSVNPATGEFNFAVDEGYVIRNGKICEPVRGATLIGKGHEIMPRISMVGSDFEQAAGVCGASSGHVPVTVGQPSIKVDQILVGGR from the coding sequence GTGAATCAGGATGTTGCCGTAAAGATTTTTGAAGCGGGCCGCAGTGCTGGAGCTGACTTTGTCGAGATTTTCGAAGAAGAAACTCGCAGTTCTTGCCTGGGTTTAAAGGACCGGCATATCGAGACGGCGACTGCGGGGACCGAATATGGAATTGGTGTCCGCCTGCTTTATGGCACCGAAGTGCTTTACGGATTTACCAGCGACGATAGCGAAGAGGCTCTCGTGAAGTTGGTCCGGACGCTTGCGTTCGGTCGAATTTCCGGGGCTGCTCCGAAGTCTTTTGAATTTGCTCCCGAAAAACGGGTATGCGATTTTAACGATGCTGCTTACAAGGATCCTCGCCTGTTGGGGCAGTCCATTAAGCAAGATTTTTTATTCCGCGCCGATAACGCCGCTCGTGCCCTTTCCCCGAAGATTGTGCAGGTGGGGGCCAGTGTCGTGGATAGCTGCACGGCTATTACCCTCATGAACAGCGAGGGGCTGCACCTTGAAATGACCCGTGGTCGGTTGCGTGTAAATGTAAACGTGACGGCGACCGACGGCACCGAGCGATTGACGTCGCATGAGGCTCCTGGAGCCTTGGGTGGCTATGAACTGCTGGGCAATTATTCCCCCGAAGAACTGGCGTCTATTACGGGGGAGCGCGTGTTGCGCATGCTCGATGCGGGCTATATTGCCGGCGGCCAGATGCCTGTGGTGATGGGCAACGGCTTTGGTGGCGTGATTTTCCACGAGGCCTGTGGGCACCCGCTCGAGACGGAATCGGTCCGCCGCAATGCGAGCCCCTTCTGCGGCAAACTCGGCGAAGCTATTGGCCAGCCCTGCCTTACCGCGATTGACGACGGGACGATGGACGGCGTGTGGGGGAGCCTCAAGTACGACGACGAGGGAACGCCCACGCAACGCACTGTCCTTATTGAAAACGGAATTTTGAAAAACTACATGAGCGACCGCGTGGGTGCAGCCGAGGTGGGAGTGCCCCTTACGGGGTCTGCCCGTCGTGAAAGCTACAAATATGCCCCGGTGAGCCGTATGCGCAACACCTTTATTGCGCCGGGCAAGGATACGCTCGATTCCATGATTGCAAGTGTCGATAACGGCCTTTATGCGGCCCGCATGGCGGGTGGCTCGGTGAACCCGGCTACGGGCGAATTCAACTTCGCTGTCGATGAAGGTTATGTTATCCGTAACGGCAAGATTTGTGAACCGGTTCGTGGCGCAACCCTTATTGGCAAAGGCCACGAAATTATGCCGCGCATCAGTATGGTCGGGTCTGATTTTGAACAGGCCGCAGGTGTTTGCGGAGCTTCTTCGGGCCATGTGCCTGTAACCGTCGGGCAGCCGAGCATCAAGGTTGATCAGATTCTCGTCGGTGGGCGATAG
- a CDS encoding UDP-2,3-diacylglucosamine diphosphatase, translating to MDKVAYFISDAHLGIDPPGCLPDREKKLVELLRSWKGCASHVVIVGDLFEFWFEYRDYVSKNHLPLIRALADLVESGVSVHLFRGNHDFALGDFFEKSVGAHVHDNAILEIQGKRIYVAHGDGVIKSDWKYRLYRKILDCSLNRWLFGMFHPDWGMALARFVGRSSRKAGENKVIPLDEYLEWGNSVLREKACDICVHGHHHLAGVWNVENGVVASPGEWIKKFTVLQLETGELLLKNID from the coding sequence ATGGATAAAGTTGCGTATTTCATTTCGGATGCTCACCTGGGTATTGATCCCCCGGGATGTTTGCCCGACAGAGAAAAAAAGCTTGTCGAACTGTTGCGCTCTTGGAAAGGGTGCGCGAGTCATGTTGTCATTGTGGGCGATTTGTTTGAATTCTGGTTCGAGTACCGCGACTATGTCTCTAAAAATCACTTGCCTTTAATCCGGGCGCTGGCAGACCTTGTGGAGTCTGGAGTGTCGGTCCATTTGTTCCGCGGCAACCATGACTTCGCACTAGGGGACTTCTTTGAAAAATCGGTAGGTGCGCATGTCCATGACAATGCCATCTTGGAAATCCAGGGAAAGCGGATATATGTCGCCCATGGCGATGGTGTAATCAAGTCGGATTGGAAGTACAGGCTCTATCGTAAAATTTTGGATTGTTCTTTGAATCGCTGGCTTTTTGGAATGTTTCACCCGGACTGGGGAATGGCTCTTGCCCGGTTTGTCGGCCGCAGCAGTCGCAAGGCGGGCGAAAACAAGGTCATTCCCCTTGACGAGTATTTGGAATGGGGGAACAGTGTCCTTCGCGAAAAAGCTTGCGACATCTGCGTTCATGGACATCACCATCTGGCCGGCGTCTGGAATGTGGAAAACGGGGTGGTCGCCTCTCCGGGAGAGTGGATAAAAAAATTCACCGTACTCCAGTTGGAGACCGGTGAACTTTTATTGAAGAATATTGACTAG
- a CDS encoding carboxypeptidase regulatory-like domain-containing protein, which yields MRSSFLFLSVLASVVSLTAVVGCSTPDDDNGGVRISGTATDTENTIASAAPIVGSVTRTDGKAAVNVTVRMARVSKESAGIAVPTYVELQTDSAGAFSVVDSVLADSFQIAIIDTVSNEIYFQSKVVVKDSTLEPIKLTKASIVNSKLLYQELSEPEVAVGSHFLAFVPGTLISRSVFAGDSFSMLIPSGKVKLAFCPGDPQIVAKLSERGIADSLIFRDWTMAKGSVKEGESIEIGPFLWSVSPNVPVDTLIRERENSGRISGMVKCKNGKPCQGVEVQLVTDLYGFNFTEGDLLVFKSETVTDGDGRWFLPIPQDVPYDSFRVEFRYLVDNQVSEAGVSKYVNVKDIKSKKDTLDVGTVTLHRPSKMVGSVRVVPDSVNEDSPNDCMGVVNSVVLGIKGTTHFVRDVTCNLMTMSNNLIMMSDLPYGEQDLILYTGDPKVVSTLLDMGTPISQFVSQVDVNLPEGVTLNQQGMTYTPPVIK from the coding sequence ATGAGAAGTTCGTTCTTGTTCCTGTCTGTTCTTGCTTCGGTCGTCTCCTTGACGGCTGTTGTGGGTTGCTCGACGCCCGATGATGACAACGGCGGTGTGCGTATCAGCGGTACTGCGACTGATACCGAGAATACGATTGCTTCTGCGGCACCTATTGTCGGCTCCGTGACCCGCACCGACGGCAAGGCTGCCGTCAACGTGACTGTGCGCATGGCTCGTGTGTCCAAGGAATCTGCCGGAATTGCCGTGCCTACTTATGTGGAACTCCAAACGGACAGCGCTGGAGCGTTCTCCGTTGTTGATTCTGTGCTGGCGGACTCCTTCCAGATTGCCATTATCGATACTGTTTCGAACGAGATTTATTTCCAGTCGAAGGTTGTCGTAAAAGATTCGACTCTTGAACCTATAAAGTTGACCAAGGCCTCCATTGTCAATAGCAAGCTGCTCTATCAGGAATTGTCCGAACCTGAGGTGGCTGTCGGGTCCCATTTCTTGGCGTTTGTGCCGGGCACGCTAATCAGTCGCAGTGTCTTTGCCGGTGACTCGTTCTCGATGCTTATTCCGTCGGGTAAGGTCAAGTTGGCCTTCTGCCCTGGCGATCCGCAGATTGTCGCGAAACTGTCTGAACGTGGCATCGCCGATTCCCTGATATTCCGTGATTGGACAATGGCCAAGGGAAGCGTGAAGGAAGGGGAGTCTATTGAAATCGGACCGTTCCTTTGGAGTGTCTCGCCGAACGTTCCTGTTGATACCCTGATAAGGGAACGCGAAAATAGCGGAAGGATTTCTGGAATGGTCAAATGCAAGAATGGAAAGCCCTGCCAGGGAGTGGAAGTCCAGCTTGTGACCGACCTGTATGGTTTCAATTTCACTGAAGGTGACCTCTTGGTGTTCAAGTCGGAAACGGTGACGGACGGCGATGGTCGTTGGTTCCTGCCGATTCCTCAGGACGTCCCTTATGACAGTTTCCGAGTCGAGTTCCGCTATCTGGTCGATAACCAGGTGAGCGAGGCTGGTGTTTCCAAGTACGTGAACGTGAAAGATATCAAGAGCAAGAAGGATACCCTGGATGTTGGAACCGTGACTTTGCATCGCCCGTCCAAAATGGTCGGCAGCGTCCGTGTTGTCCCGGATTCTGTGAATGAAGATTCCCCGAACGATTGTATGGGGGTGGTTAACAGCGTTGTTCTCGGCATTAAGGGCACGACCCATTTCGTCAGGGATGTCACCTGTAACCTGATGACGATGTCCAACAACCTGATAATGATGTCTGACCTGCCGTACGGTGAGCAGGACCTGATTCTCTACACCGGGGACCCGAAGGTTGTCTCGACGCTGCTGGATATGGGTACGCCGATTTCGCAATTTGTCTCCCAGGTCGATGTAAACCTGCCTGAAGGGGTGACTTTGAACCAGCAGGGCATGACTTATACCCCTCCAGTGATAAAATAA
- the cas1 gene encoding type II CRISPR-associated endonuclease Cas1, which yields MPKQTLIFENPVQLSVQNSMLKIAYKDNPDNVTLRAIEDIAIILIDNHSASLTTPLIGKLAEQNVAVVFCNEKHMPSSMLMNLDANTLQEKYFRLQLDASQPLKKQMWKNVVEAKIKNQALHLKSLGKKHDKLLKYATGVLSGDSSNREGLAAQCYWRELFGKEFIRDRFGEHPNDFLNYGYTLLRAATARALMASGLLPSLGIFHRNYYDAFPLADDIMEPYRPFIDQIAYKLHVAKKRKLDKEVKASFLELFYTNIPFGEQMVQLGTCLTYTTASVAKFFMGETKNIAYPRVACGS from the coding sequence ATGCCCAAACAGACTCTCATATTTGAAAATCCGGTCCAGCTTTCGGTACAAAATTCCATGCTCAAAATCGCATACAAGGACAATCCCGACAACGTCACGCTCAGGGCAATCGAAGATATCGCCATCATCCTCATCGACAACCATTCAGCATCGCTCACCACGCCCCTCATAGGCAAATTGGCAGAACAGAATGTCGCCGTCGTATTCTGCAACGAAAAGCACATGCCGTCATCCATGCTCATGAATCTGGACGCAAACACCCTGCAAGAAAAATACTTCCGCCTGCAACTGGATGCATCCCAGCCACTGAAAAAACAAATGTGGAAAAATGTCGTGGAGGCAAAAATCAAGAACCAGGCTCTTCACCTCAAGTCCCTTGGAAAAAAACACGACAAGCTCCTGAAATACGCCACCGGAGTCCTTAGCGGGGACTCAAGTAACCGCGAAGGGCTTGCCGCGCAATGCTACTGGAGAGAACTCTTCGGCAAGGAGTTCATACGCGACAGGTTCGGCGAACACCCCAACGATTTTTTGAATTACGGTTACACGCTCCTGCGGGCCGCAACCGCTCGCGCCCTGATGGCGAGCGGGTTACTGCCCTCCCTCGGCATTTTCCACAGGAACTATTACGACGCATTCCCGCTGGCAGACGACATCATGGAACCCTACCGCCCCTTCATCGATCAGATTGCATACAAATTACACGTAGCCAAAAAGAGAAAGTTGGACAAGGAAGTCAAGGCATCCTTTCTGGAACTGTTCTACACCAACATTCCCTTCGGGGAACAGATGGTGCAGCTGGGAACATGTCTCACCTACACCACAGCCTCCGTCGCGAAATTTTTCATGGGCGAAACAAAGAACATCGCCTACCCGAGGGTAGCATGTGGGTCGTAG
- a CDS encoding PCMD domain-containing protein, translating into MILALSACTEDYDAFGASDYRTLDELVFENQEDDARIFSDEHKIQVTLVAPSDSFVWDSVTIEKIGVSHFASLHLVESKVRSFPSDSAKLDSIAKKVAYSKEKLSKGSKIRLPSSKTVYVIVVSESGKTAIWQIVFELQGGDVESSQESEDSGDDPEDSGDAKSTSSSSSKKGNSSSSGKSDGASSGKDSKEESSSSEVTLDSNVSFSIKFADQLEAREAGDTIHVIFAHGMDLAKVKVDTSESFVFRKSSLDSSPTKVKDWSKVQKFVVTSESGASKTWYVDVSTLPSSEKAFEIIFKDELKSNRNGDTIVVRLKNGSDVGKASVDSWSVSEGASISLMPDSVKSWSKPQKLEIVAEDGSKVTWYVTVVEAEADEVVSDEKELVSVTAKDEVKAATIDESKKTVVVHMKKPEDLAEVELSIKVSPSAYINLESKVDLRQPQKLVITAEDKSTAEWTVSGDYVKLSDAEILAFTLDNAANGFSAEVNLDAEKKTISFAVPSKYESKLSKVYFDAEYSEAARKGTPAEDYLDLSDGGAEIVVVAEDGTEATWNVSVTVVETVSVPPRLLSMKIAGSTAVIDSADEGGSRVFHVHYDNLTYLADLKNLVVSDIELTDGATVSGISEGNAFDLSRGLSVSVSNGEETAEYVVQAGYQYPGSDFNHWVKDAFGKTNDIEGWDNGNNDAVTSAKTLTVNENEQVIKMESIYASVLGVGRFASGNMFIGYFNPKGVGTLKLTSYDDGNELIDLGRPFTGRPRFVEFDVKYQGKGDSCDLYIILEHRSRTSNEGKNQYRTSSDVNTLIASAWYRATIVTSEDDPDVVSITDASRAGYKTVRLALKYGVPLAGSPIYNSSVFNKKLKNTNGIDNHMVQTESPDDFDVTHIRIVMASSALGNLYEGSVGATLWADELRLIY; encoded by the coding sequence ATGATTCTTGCCTTATCCGCCTGTACGGAGGATTACGATGCTTTTGGTGCGTCGGATTACAGGACTTTGGATGAATTGGTCTTTGAAAATCAGGAAGACGATGCTCGGATATTCTCTGACGAACACAAGATTCAGGTGACCCTTGTTGCCCCTTCGGATTCTTTTGTCTGGGATTCGGTGACGATAGAGAAAATCGGGGTGAGCCATTTTGCGTCGCTCCATCTTGTGGAAAGCAAGGTGCGGAGTTTTCCGTCCGATTCTGCAAAACTGGACTCCATAGCGAAAAAGGTCGCCTATTCGAAGGAGAAATTAAGCAAGGGGAGTAAAATCCGTCTGCCGTCTTCGAAAACGGTTTATGTAATCGTGGTTTCGGAAAGCGGCAAGACTGCAATCTGGCAGATTGTTTTTGAATTGCAAGGTGGCGATGTGGAATCGTCCCAGGAATCGGAGGATTCGGGCGATGATCCAGAAGATTCAGGTGATGCAAAATCTACGTCTTCAAGTTCGTCCAAAAAAGGGAATTCTAGTTCTTCTGGAAAGTCGGATGGGGCATCGTCGGGTAAGGATTCAAAAGAGGAATCATCTAGCAGTGAAGTGACTTTGGATTCCAATGTGTCGTTCAGCATAAAGTTTGCAGACCAATTGGAGGCCCGCGAAGCGGGAGATACTATCCATGTAATCTTTGCGCACGGAATGGACCTCGCGAAAGTCAAGGTGGATACTTCGGAATCATTTGTTTTTCGCAAGTCCAGTTTGGATAGCAGCCCGACAAAAGTAAAAGATTGGAGCAAGGTTCAGAAGTTCGTGGTGACTTCGGAAAGCGGGGCGTCAAAAACCTGGTATGTGGACGTATCGACTCTCCCGAGTAGCGAGAAGGCTTTTGAAATAATTTTCAAGGATGAGTTGAAGTCAAATAGAAATGGCGATACGATTGTGGTGCGACTGAAGAATGGTTCGGATGTGGGAAAGGCGTCCGTGGATTCGTGGAGCGTATCGGAAGGAGCGTCCATTTCGCTGATGCCGGATTCCGTAAAGAGCTGGTCCAAACCGCAGAAGCTTGAAATTGTCGCAGAAGATGGTTCCAAGGTAACGTGGTATGTAACTGTGGTCGAAGCGGAAGCGGACGAAGTCGTTTCTGACGAAAAGGAACTTGTGTCCGTGACGGCGAAGGACGAGGTCAAGGCGGCGACAATCGATGAGTCCAAGAAGACGGTCGTTGTGCACATGAAAAAGCCAGAAGACCTTGCCGAGGTGGAACTTTCCATTAAGGTGTCGCCGTCGGCATACATCAATCTTGAATCGAAGGTGGACTTGCGCCAGCCTCAGAAATTGGTTATTACTGCCGAAGACAAGTCAACTGCCGAATGGACCGTGAGCGGGGATTATGTGAAACTGAGCGATGCCGAAATATTGGCATTCACGCTGGATAATGCGGCTAACGGTTTTTCTGCCGAAGTGAACCTTGATGCTGAGAAAAAGACGATTTCATTTGCGGTGCCTTCCAAGTACGAGTCCAAACTTTCCAAGGTCTATTTTGATGCCGAGTATTCCGAAGCGGCACGTAAAGGAACTCCTGCCGAGGATTATTTGGACTTGAGTGATGGCGGTGCCGAAATTGTTGTTGTCGCCGAAGATGGAACCGAAGCCACTTGGAATGTGTCGGTCACTGTGGTGGAGACGGTCTCTGTTCCGCCAAGACTGCTTTCGATGAAGATTGCCGGGAGTACGGCGGTCATCGACAGTGCCGATGAAGGGGGTTCCCGTGTTTTCCATGTCCACTACGACAATTTGACTTACCTTGCGGACTTGAAAAATCTCGTGGTCAGCGACATTGAACTAACTGATGGCGCTACGGTGTCGGGCATTTCTGAAGGGAATGCTTTCGACTTGAGTCGGGGATTGAGTGTTTCTGTGTCGAATGGCGAGGAGACTGCCGAGTATGTCGTGCAGGCGGGGTATCAGTATCCGGGAAGCGATTTCAACCATTGGGTAAAGGATGCGTTTGGCAAGACGAACGATATTGAAGGCTGGGATAACGGCAACAACGATGCCGTTACTTCGGCCAAGACGCTTACCGTGAACGAAAATGAACAAGTTATCAAGATGGAGTCGATATATGCTTCTGTTTTGGGTGTCGGTCGCTTTGCTAGCGGAAACATGTTTATTGGCTATTTCAATCCCAAGGGTGTTGGTACGCTCAAGTTGACCAGCTACGATGACGGCAACGAACTCATCGATCTTGGTCGTCCGTTCACTGGTCGCCCCAGATTCGTGGAATTCGACGTGAAGTACCAAGGCAAGGGAGATTCTTGCGATTTGTATATAATCCTTGAACATCGTAGTCGTACAAGCAACGAGGGCAAAAATCAGTACCGCACCTCTAGCGACGTGAATACCCTGATTGCCTCGGCTTGGTATCGCGCGACGATTGTCACCAGCGAGGATGACCCGGATGTCGTTTCTATTACGGATGCCTCGCGCGCGGGCTACAAGACAGTTCGTCTGGCATTGAAGTACGGAGTGCCCTTGGCTGGATCGCCGATTTACAATTCCAGTGTCTTTAACAAAAAACTCAAGAATACTAATGGTATCGATAACCACATGGTGCAGACGGAATCTCCGGATGATTTTGATGTGACGCACATTCGCATCGTGATGGCTTCTAGCGCTTTGGGCAACTTGTACGAGGGATCGGTCGGTGCGACTCTCTGGGCCGACGAGCTACGTCTTATTTACTGA